The Denitrificimonas caeni genome has a segment encoding these proteins:
- the msbA gene encoding lipid A export permease/ATP-binding protein MsbA produces MSTKQQQNESTSGVKIYFRLLGYIRPYIGMFIISIIGFLIFASTSPMLGYVLKYFVDGLANPDAVLFPKVPWLADVRLVEAVPLLIVVIALWQGIGSFLGNFYLAKVSLGLVHDLRVQLFNNLLVLPNRYFDNHNSGHLISRITYNVTMVTGAATDAIKVIVREGMTVVFLFCTLLWMNWKLTLVMVAILPVIALMVSSASKKFRKQSKKIQVAMGDVTHVASETIQSYRVVRSFGGEPYERKRFLESSLSNTEKQLRMIKTNAVYTPSLQLVIYSAMAVLLFLVLLLRGDSSPGDLVAYITLAGLLPKPIRQLSEVSSTIQKGVAGAESIFEQLDEEPESDQGTVEMDQVGGHLEVRNLSFMYPGTDRPVLQDISFVAEKGQMIALVGRSGSGKSTLANLIPRFYGHQQGQILLDGVEVQDFTLANLRRHMALVTQQVSLFNDTVAKNIAYGDLADASLDEIKAAAEAAYAAEFIERMPQAYETLVGENGVLLSGGQRQRLAIARALLKNAPLLILDEATSALDTESERHIQAALDHAVQGRTTLVIAHRLSTIEKADLILVMDQGRIVERGNHQELLAQNGYYSRLHATQFEDLEPAVEVQE; encoded by the coding sequence ATGAGTACAAAACAACAGCAGAATGAAAGTACTTCTGGGGTTAAAATATATTTTCGCTTGCTGGGTTACATCAGACCTTATATTGGTATGTTTATTATCAGTATTATTGGTTTCCTGATTTTTGCTTCAACCTCGCCAATGCTCGGCTATGTGCTGAAGTACTTTGTTGATGGCCTAGCCAATCCTGATGCGGTGTTATTTCCCAAGGTGCCCTGGTTGGCTGATGTGCGCTTGGTAGAGGCTGTGCCTCTATTAATCGTTGTTATCGCTTTGTGGCAGGGAATCGGCTCTTTTTTAGGTAATTTTTATCTGGCTAAAGTGTCTTTAGGCTTAGTGCATGACTTGCGCGTGCAACTGTTTAATAACTTGCTGGTTTTGCCCAATCGCTATTTTGATAACCACAATTCTGGGCATTTGATTTCACGGATTACCTATAACGTCACCATGGTGACGGGTGCGGCAACGGATGCCATTAAAGTGATTGTCCGAGAGGGCATGACCGTAGTGTTTTTGTTTTGTACCCTGCTGTGGATGAACTGGAAACTCACGCTGGTGATGGTGGCTATTTTACCAGTCATTGCCTTAATGGTGAGCAGTGCCAGTAAAAAGTTCCGCAAACAAAGCAAAAAAATCCAGGTGGCTATGGGTGACGTGACGCACGTGGCTTCGGAAACTATTCAGAGCTATCGCGTAGTGCGCAGTTTTGGTGGTGAGCCATATGAGCGCAAGCGCTTCTTAGAGTCGAGCCTGAGTAACACTGAAAAACAATTGCGCATGATTAAAACTAACGCGGTGTATACGCCTTCCTTGCAGCTAGTGATTTATTCAGCCATGGCTGTGCTGCTATTTTTAGTTCTGCTCTTGCGTGGCGATTCATCGCCAGGTGACTTGGTGGCTTATATTACTTTGGCGGGTTTGTTGCCTAAGCCGATTCGTCAGTTGTCCGAAGTTAGCTCAACGATTCAAAAAGGTGTGGCTGGTGCGGAAAGCATCTTTGAGCAGCTCGATGAAGAGCCAGAAAGTGATCAAGGCACGGTTGAAATGGATCAGGTGGGTGGCCACTTAGAAGTGCGCAACTTATCCTTTATGTATCCAGGTACAGACCGTCCGGTTTTGCAAGACATCAGCTTTGTCGCTGAGAAAGGTCAGATGATTGCGTTAGTTGGACGCTCTGGCAGTGGCAAATCCACCTTAGCCAACTTGATCCCGCGTTTTTATGGGCATCAACAGGGACAGATATTGCTGGACGGGGTTGAAGTACAGGACTTTACTTTAGCAAACTTGCGCCGCCATATGGCTTTGGTGACCCAGCAGGTGTCATTGTTTAATGACACTGTGGCAAAAAATATTGCTTATGGCGATCTTGCCGATGCTTCTTTAGATGAAATTAAAGCTGCTGCAGAGGCCGCCTATGCCGCCGAGTTTATTGAACGTATGCCGCAAGCTTACGAAACTCTAGTGGGTGAAAATGGGGTGTTGTTATCAGGCGGTCAACGGCAGCGTTTAGCCATTGCCCGAGCGTTATTGAAAAATGCTCCTTTATTGATTCTCGATGAGGCAACTTCTGCTTTAGACACTGAATCTGAGCGTCATATTCAGGCAGCGTTAGACCATGCTGTACAAGGCCGTACTACCTTAGTGATTGCCCACCGCTTATCCACTATTGAAAAGGCTGATCTGATTTTAGTGATGGATCAGGGGCGCATTGTTGAGCGCGGTAATCATCAAGAACTGTTAGCGCAAAATGGTTATTACAGCCGTTTACATGCCACCCAGTTCGAGGATTTAGAGCCAGCTGTGGAGGTTCAAGAATGA
- the hda gene encoding DnaA regulatory inactivator Hda: protein MKPTQLSLSMRLRDDATFANYYPGANAGTLGYVEHACETENQWLDSVLYLWGSAGVGRSHLLQAACLRVEERGGRALYLPLAELAHHGPQLLDNVEFCDLVCLDDIQAVLGQPHWEEALFHAFNRLRDAGKQLLIAAHAPPRELSIKLPDLQSRLSIALVFQLHELSDDDKLRALQLRASRRGLRLSDEVGRFILARSVRSTTVLFDTLEQLDHASLQAQRKLTIPFLKEALGW from the coding sequence ATGAAACCCACGCAACTATCACTGAGCATGCGTCTGCGGGATGACGCCACTTTTGCCAATTATTACCCTGGAGCCAATGCAGGCACATTAGGCTACGTTGAGCATGCCTGTGAGACTGAAAACCAGTGGCTCGATAGCGTTCTCTACCTGTGGGGCTCCGCTGGTGTTGGCCGCAGCCACTTACTGCAAGCGGCATGCTTGCGTGTGGAAGAGCGCGGTGGTCGGGCTTTATATTTGCCCCTTGCCGAGCTGGCGCATCATGGTCCGCAGTTGCTGGATAATGTCGAGTTTTGTGATCTGGTGTGTTTGGATGATATTCAAGCTGTGCTGGGGCAGCCGCACTGGGAAGAGGCGTTGTTTCATGCGTTTAACCGTTTGCGTGATGCAGGTAAACAACTGTTAATAGCTGCCCATGCACCACCGCGCGAGCTTTCCATTAAACTCCCCGACTTGCAATCACGCCTCAGCATAGCGCTGGTGTTTCAGCTGCATGAGCTCAGTGATGATGATAAATTACGGGCTTTACAGCTGCGCGCTTCACGTCGCGGCTTGCGTTTGTCAGACGAGGTGGGCCGCTTTATTTTAGCGCGCTCCGTGCGCAGTACTACGGTGTTATTTGATACCTTAGAGCAGTTGGATCACGCCTCTTTACAAGCACAACGTAAACTTACCATCCCCTTTCTTAAAGAAGCCTTGGGCTGGTAG
- a CDS encoding AI-2E family transporter, translating into MAQHLKNWLLLAVLALGLLIIYQLLPILTPFLVSILLAYMGDPVVDFLERYKVPRTVGVIAVFVLVSLIMLVLLLVLVPMIGRQLVSLYGLTPQLIDWLQDSALPWLQLQLGISAKIDSLDSIKQMFSENLGKTTDVMQMLLAKITASSVVFLGWLANMLLIPVVTFYLLRDWDILVAKLRRLLPRKNEKLVVNLIAECHEVLGAFMRGQLLVMLALGVVYAAGLMVLGLELGLLIGLLAGLASLVPYMGFIVGIGAALIAGLFQFGLDPYLLLGIVAVFAIGQALESMLLTPLLVGDRIGLHPVAVIFAILAGGQLFGFTGVLLALPVAAVIMVLLRHLYTLYTDSNMYGQSNAAEQPINPVEAKQTSVCEQPINEST; encoded by the coding sequence ATGGCGCAACACCTGAAAAATTGGTTGTTATTAGCTGTACTGGCCTTAGGCTTGCTGATTATTTATCAGCTGTTGCCCATTCTTACGCCGTTTTTGGTCAGTATTTTGCTCGCCTATATGGGCGACCCTGTGGTGGATTTTCTAGAGCGCTATAAGGTTCCCCGTACGGTGGGGGTGATTGCTGTGTTTGTCTTGGTCAGTTTAATAATGCTGGTGTTACTGCTGGTATTAGTGCCCATGATTGGACGGCAATTGGTGAGCTTGTATGGGCTGACGCCACAATTGATTGATTGGTTGCAAGACAGTGCTTTGCCGTGGCTGCAATTGCAGCTGGGCATCAGTGCAAAAATCGATAGCCTCGACAGTATCAAACAAATGTTCAGTGAGAACCTAGGAAAGACCACGGATGTTATGCAAATGCTGTTAGCTAAAATTACCGCCTCCAGTGTGGTTTTTTTAGGTTGGCTGGCTAATATGTTGCTCATTCCTGTGGTGACATTTTACTTGCTGCGCGATTGGGATATTTTAGTGGCGAAGCTGCGCCGTTTATTACCGAGAAAAAATGAAAAGCTGGTGGTTAACTTGATCGCTGAATGTCATGAAGTGTTGGGCGCCTTTATGCGCGGGCAGCTCTTGGTGATGTTGGCGTTGGGTGTGGTGTATGCGGCCGGGTTAATGGTGCTGGGTTTAGAGCTGGGTTTATTGATTGGCTTGCTAGCTGGCTTAGCAAGTTTAGTTCCTTATATGGGCTTTATTGTCGGCATTGGCGCGGCATTAATTGCAGGCTTGTTTCAGTTTGGTTTAGACCCTTATCTGCTTTTAGGTATAGTTGCTGTGTTTGCGATTGGGCAGGCACTGGAGAGTATGTTACTGACGCCATTACTGGTTGGCGATCGCATTGGTTTGCATCCGGTGGCGGTTATTTTTGCCATTCTCGCCGGCGGCCAGTTGTTTGGTTTTACTGGTGTGTTGTTGGCATTGCCGGTGGCTGCTGTGATCATGGTATTGCTGCGCCATTTGTATACGCTGTACACAGATTCAAATATGTATGGGCAGTCCAATGCCGCAGAGCAACCCATCAATCCTGTCGAGGCTAAGCAGACATCAGTCTGTGAGCAGCCTATAAATGAGTCCACATGA
- a CDS encoding DUF2066 domain-containing protein — MRFFVGIAAVLMSLTLVAHAEPVAGLYQVREELESQESEVRDAGLQQAFVTLVQRLTGQANAAQSAELAQYLVDPQALISRYGYDGNTLIVNFDPPSVQTALRATQLPVWGSNRPAVLTWWLLDDVQGLRLVSDGQADAQPLHSAARYYGVPARLPLGDLDEQLLVSADVLSDSEQIRQSAERYNADAVVVVQQQPEAEVLQAQWQLWLGDERQAGQVSADSQTELAREVFAQVNQRLAERFAIKPGEGESFTVRVAGVDLERFVLVERLLQPFAAQLTEVTKDYAQWQVRSSPEQLRAQLTLANLQEQAQPTMPNHSAEGQGQSVTAQVARSNNANTSSQLLYFSW, encoded by the coding sequence ATGCGATTTTTTGTAGGCATTGCTGCGGTATTGATGTCCTTGACGCTGGTTGCTCATGCAGAGCCAGTGGCGGGGTTGTATCAAGTTCGTGAAGAGTTAGAGAGCCAAGAAAGTGAAGTGCGTGATGCGGGCTTACAGCAAGCCTTTGTTACTTTAGTGCAGCGCTTAACCGGTCAAGCCAATGCTGCTCAATCAGCAGAGCTGGCTCAATACTTAGTGGACCCGCAAGCCTTGATCAGCCGCTATGGTTATGACGGCAATACCTTAATTGTGAATTTTGATCCACCCAGCGTGCAAACAGCATTACGGGCAACACAGTTACCGGTGTGGGGCAGTAATCGACCTGCGGTGCTGACCTGGTGGTTGCTGGATGACGTGCAGGGTTTGCGTTTAGTCAGCGATGGCCAGGCCGATGCACAGCCATTGCACAGTGCAGCGCGCTATTACGGGGTACCTGCGCGGCTGCCATTGGGTGATCTTGATGAGCAGTTACTGGTGAGTGCCGATGTACTCAGTGATAGTGAGCAAATTCGTCAGTCAGCTGAGCGCTATAACGCCGACGCTGTGGTCGTGGTGCAACAGCAGCCAGAAGCAGAAGTATTGCAGGCGCAGTGGCAGTTGTGGCTGGGTGATGAGCGTCAAGCTGGGCAGGTCAGTGCTGACTCGCAAACAGAATTGGCGCGCGAGGTGTTTGCCCAAGTCAATCAGCGCTTAGCTGAGCGTTTTGCGATTAAACCCGGTGAGGGCGAGTCGTTCACTGTTAGGGTGGCAGGAGTTGACCTAGAGCGCTTTGTTTTAGTTGAGCGTCTATTGCAGCCCTTTGCCGCGCAGCTCACGGAAGTCACCAAAGACTATGCCCAATGGCAAGTGCGCAGCAGTCCAGAGCAGTTAAGGGCACAGCTGACTTTAGCCAATTTACAAGAACAAGCCCAACCGACAATGCCCAATCACTCTGCTGAAGGGCAGGGGCAATCTGTAACAGCGCAGGTTGCTAGGTCGAACAACGCTAATACCAGCTCGCAGCTGCTCTATTTTAGCTGGTAA